The sequence CCACACCACCGCCCGCGACCTGGTGCAGGCGGCCGAGATCGGCAAGGAGGCCGGGCTGCATTTCGTCTATGCCGGGAACCTGCCGGGGCGCGTGGGGCCGTGGGAGAACACCTGGTGCCCGGCCTGCAATCAGTTGTTGATCGAGCGTCACGGCTATGTGCTGCTGGCGTACCACCTGACTGCCGACGGCGCCTGCCCCGCCTGCGGCGCCCGCATCCCCGGTCTCTGGCCGCACTCGCCGGCGGATGTGCGGTTGAGCGAGACCAGCAGTTGGTTCAGCCGGACGCCCAAGCGCGTGCGGGTGTGAGGGGCCGGGTGACGGGGAAGCGGATGGTAGACGGGAAAGGGGCAGTTCGCAATCCGAAATCCGCAATCCGAAATTCCTTTCCCAACACGCGCAAAAGCCGGGCGAAATCGCCCGGCTTGCGTTTGCGGGTGGGGTATGGCGCCTGTTACTGGGCGGCCTGGTTGTACAGCCGCATCAGCCGCGATTTGCGACGAGCCGCGTTGTTGGGGTGGATGATGCCCCGCTTGGCGGCCTTGTCGAGTTCGCTGATGGCCTCTTGCAACGACGCCTGAGCGCCGGCCATGTCGCCGGCGGCGACCTCGGCCCGGGTGCGCTTGATGGCGCCGCGCACATTGCCCTTGATGATGCGGTTGCGGTTGCGATGCGTGAGGCTCTGGCGATGGGCTTTCAGAGCAGATTTGTGCGAAGCCAAGTGAATACTCCTGCAATCAAAGAAAGGCCCGCCGAGAAAGCAACCCCGACGGGCGAGAACGACGCTTGAGGTGACGGGGGATTATAGACGGGAGAGGGTCAGGAGGCCAAATCTGTGGGCCGGGCGGATGGGCGATGAATCTTGCGAAGCACCCTGCTTGAAGACACACACCCTTGTTGAGCGGCTGCTTGCAAGTCAACTCATGCCGGCTCCACGAAGGTCTGAAATGCTCTCCCTATGTTCGATCTGATCAGCCAGTACTCGCAAGGTCAAGGCTTTGCTCCTGGCAACTGCCTCTTCGCGGCTTTGGTCGTAGACCATGACGCCAGGTAGGTCGATGACTTCCGCTATCCAACGGCCATCGTCCTCGCGTTCGACTTCGATAATCAAGGGCTTACCAGGCATCGAGAACCAGTCAAAACTGGAGGCTGATATGTGACCTCCAGGCATCCTGCAACTGTATGGCATCGGCAGCGGAAACGCGCCCCAGGCGGAAGATCAGCAGGGATTGCTCCAGGCAGTCCAGGCGAGACAAGCGCACAGTGGAGGCTGCACGCAAGCCACTTCTCTGCCAATCGACCAGCGCCACATCCGTTAGGGTGCGTGGCGCGGCCGAGGTGACGGCCGCCACCACCGCGTCTTGTCCGTCCAGCCAGAGCACCAGGACGGGACGCCGTTTGGCCCCACTTCCGTCCGTAAACTGAATCTCCGCCACCCAGAAGTCACCGGATTGGCAACTCATCGTACAACCCGTCGTCTTCAGGCGCGTAGCTATTCAAAAAGGCGTTGTGGCTACGAATGGGTATCGTCGGCATCGTGATGACAGCGCAAGGTCGTATCGTAATCAGCCAGCGTCCAGCATCCACCGCCTCGATGAGCGAGGCCGGTAGGGTAAGCTTTTCGCCGGGCTTGAGATCGACCTCGTAGGTCAGGTTGAGCAGGCTCATGGCAATATCTCCTGAATTCCTCTTGGCGCCACTTCTTCGTTCAGGCATGCCGCGATCATACCGTCAGCGTCTCGGCTTGTCAATTGTCTTTGAGTCTCACCATCCACCTTCTCACCCCCCGCCGCCTACCCGTGTTCCGGCCCCAGCGCCTCCGCCAGATACGGATACACGAACCACAGCGTGCCCACCCCGAACAGCGCCCCGGTCAGCGTCCGCAGCGCCCAATTGCTCTCGCGCAGCCCGGCCAGCTGGGTCAGGCCATCCACGGCCATGGGCAGGACGAAAACCAGGACATACCACAGCAGCTTCAGGCGCGGCGGCCGGCGCTTGCGCACAAGCTGGAAGGCGCCCACGACGAACATGCTGCCATAGATGGCCAGGTCGCGCTCGCACAGCGCCGCCTTGTAGCCGTGCTCATGGTCGCCAGTGTAGAAGCGCCGCTCCAACAGCCCCCCGCTCGCCACCCCATCCGCCTGCAACTCCTGCAAGCTGTAAACCGGCGACTCGCCGAACAGGAAGTACGAACGCTCCGGCAGTTGGTGGCAGAAAGGGATGTAGATCGTATAGATCACCCTGGCCGGCAACTCGGCCCCGGCTTTCATCAACACCGGCGCCAGCAGGGGCAGCCCCACATAAACCAGAAACAACAGCGTCAACAGGCTCAGCCAGCGCCGCAGCACGAACTGCACCCAGCGGTCGATGGCCGAAACAAAGCGGTTGGGCGAAGATGGCGTCTGCGACACAGATCCCTCAGGCCGGCCGGCTGGCCGCCACCGCGCTGGCCGCCACCGCATCCAGCAGCGTCTCGGTCGTCAGGGGCGCATAGACCAACGGGCCGCCCTCCACATCGACGACCGGGATCAGGTTTCCCAGGCGGGGCAACAAGACCTCATCGCCAGAAATATCGACCTTCGCCAGATCCCACGCGAATTCAGCCGCCAAGGCCTCGAGCAGCGCCCAGGCATCGTCGCAGAGATGGCAACCGGGTCTGGTGAAAAGCGTGAGATGAGGCGTCATAGGATCAAGTCCAGGTTCTGATCGAGGGCATTCGCCGGCAAAAAGCCCACCCACCGCACACGCACCACCCCGTCGCGGTCGATAAAAAAGGAAGATGGCAGCGATTGCGTCTTGAAGGCCTGCATCACATCGCCCTGCGGGTCGATCACCACCGGCATCGTCATCCCGAACTCCTCGACAAACCCCGACACCTGCTCGTGGCCCTCGCTCTCGTTCAGGGCGATCACCACCAGGCCCTCGGCCTTGTGCGCCTCGTAGACCCGCACCAGGTCGGGCATCTCCTGGCGGCAGGGCGGGCACCAGGTCGCCCAGAAATTGAGGATCAGCGGTCGCCCTCGATAGTCGCTCAGCCGGGCGGTGGAGCCATCAGGCAGGTGGATGGTGAAATCCGGGGCAAGATGGCCGGCATCGGGCTGGGCGGAGGAGGTGCGGGCGGCGTCGATACCGAAGAGGCTGGCAACTGGATAGATGCCTTCGGCGTCGATGCGAGCGGTGGGTGGAGCTGGGGCGGCGGCGCGGTCGCGCAGGACAAGAAAGATGGCGGCGCCGCCCAGGATCAAGCCAGCGGCCAGGAGGAGGATGGCCTGCCGGCGGGAATGCAGATGGGGAGAAGGGGAGGCTTCGACCATTGCCTTCAGGAGGGGTTCGCGACCGGCGCCGCCTCTCGCGAACGCCGGCCCAGGGCGGCGCCGCTAAGATAGCCGAGGAAGGCGGGCACCAGGGGAAGCACACACGGCGAGAGGAACGAGAGCAGACCGCCAAGAAAGGCGATCACCAGCGTGATCCCCTCGGACGATTCGATCCCCAGCATCGACTCAAGGCTGAGAAAGGCCCCGTACTGCGCCAACTGCGCCAGGCTGCCGGTGAAGATGAGCAAGCCAATGAGGAGCAACAGCAAGCCGCTGACCAGGCTGATGGTGGGCAGATGCCGGTAGAAGCGGGGCAGATAGGCAGTCAGACGCGAGAAAAGGGCGCCGGCCACGAGGAAGGGGATGCCCAGGCCGAGCGAATAGGCGGCCAGCAACAAGGCCCCCTGCGTCACCGTCTGCGTCTGCGAGGCCAGCAGGAGGATGCCGGCCAGGATCGGCCCCACGCAGGGCGTCCAACCGGCGGCAAAGATGACGCCCACCAGGGCGCTGCGCCCATAGGAGACGCCCCCGCCGCGCCCCATGGCATCGAAGCGCATCTCGCGGTCGAAGAGATCGGTATGACTGCCGAAAAAGACGATGGCGCCAACTGCCGCCGATTCGACCAGCCGACCGAGCGGGCTATTGATGCTGTCGCTGGTCAGCCAACTGAGGGCGGCAACCAGGAGAGACAACACCAGAAGGACGAATCGCTCCCACGGCGCGCCGACGACCACCGTCAGCGTGATCAGAGCGGCGGCGGCCAAACGCATGGCCTGGTCAAGCTCGAAACGGGCCAGCAGGTAGGTGACAAGACCGGCGGCGATGGCGACAGCGCCCCACTGCCAGTAGTGCAGATGGAGGTGCGCCACGCGCAGGGCAAACACCACCAGCAGCACCGCCCCCACGCGCACGATGACCGGGAGGATGTCATAGAGGGCATAGCCGCCCAACAGCCCGACCGATGCGCCCAAGAGGGTGAAGACGCCGGTGAAACCGAGCACCAGAGCCAGGGCATGGAAGAAGGTCGCGCGCGGGCTGACGACGGTGGATGGGGAGGTGATGGCTGAGGTTTGCATAGCAACAGGATCGACGACAAATGTTAGCGGCGTCTTACGGCAGGCGAACGGCAAAACTACGCCCGTTACTTGCCTTGTCGTTTAGCGGCCTCTTCTAGCATCGCCAATTCATCTGCCAGCGCGCCCAGGCGCCGGTTCATCAAGAAGACAAAAACGAACAGGATCAGCCAGATGATCAAATAGGCGGCGGCAAAGTAAGTCATTGGGGATCGCACCTTGTGTTGTGGGAGGGAGTGCAAACCTTGAGGGTTTCGGAAACCCTCAAGGCTTCTGTGAACGTGGTGATGTTCAAGCCGCCAGCAACTGCTCGCGCAGGGCAGCGACGCGCTCGATCATCGCTTCCAGGCGCAGGCGGTTTGCCAGCAGGACGAAATAGAGGACGGTGAAGCAGAGGATGCAGACCATGAAGGCAGCGGCCATGCCCGGCCCCAGGCCAAAATCCTCGTTGGGGTCGAGGATGACCGGGTGGATGGTGTTCCACCAGCGGATGGACATGAAGGTGATGGGCACACTGAGAAAGGCGAAGATGCCGTAGACGGCAGCAAAGCGCGCCCGTCGTTCCGGTTCGGGGATGGCCCCGCGCAGCATGAAATAGGCAATGTAGAGCAGCAAGACGATGGTGTAGGTCGTCAGGCGGGGGTCCCATGTCCACCAGGTGTTCCAGGCCGGCTTGGCCCAGATCGAACCGCTGGCCGTGGCGGCGATGGTGAAGGCAATGCCCAACTCGGCCGAGCAGCGCCCCACCCGATCCCAGCGCACGTTCGCCCGCGCCAGATAAAGGATGCTGGCCAGGAAGGTGACGAAAAAGGCAAACATGCTGACCCAGGCCGTGGGGACATGGAAATAGATGATCCGCTGCGCCCATTGGTCGGTTTCGGTCAGGTTGATCGCGCTTGGCGCCTGAACCAGGGCCATGTAGACGGCCACCATCATGGCCGCCAGGCCGATGATGTTGAGGATGTCGAGGTTGCGTTTGGAAAGAGTCATGTCTGCACGAGCCTCCTGCATCAGAAATAGCGAAAGAATCCGTGTCAATCCGTGTCAATCCGCGTCCAAAAGAAACTGGCGGGCGGGTCCCTACTCCTCGACCACGAAATCGAAGGTCAGCACGGCCACGACTAGGAACAGGGCATCGAAGATGACCATCAAACCCAGCCAGTTGCTGAAATCGCTCAGCGGCTGGCCCTCGACCAGGCCGATGGTGGCGCGGATGCCTGCCACCAGCACCGGCAGCAAGACGGGGAAGAGCAAGACCGGCAACAACACCTCGCGGGCGCGGGTGTTGACGGCCAGGGCTGAAAAGACCGTGCCCACGATGGCGAAGCCCATTGTACCCAGCACCAGCACCAACAACAAGGAGAAACTGATGAGGGAAACATTAAAAAAGAGCACCGTCAAGGGGACGATGAACACCTCGACGATCAGAATGAAAATCAGATTCGCCAGCATCTTGCCGAAATAGATGGCGCTGCGGTCGACCGGCGCCAGCAACAGCCCGGCCAGGCTGCCCTTGTCCTTTTCGTTGATGAACGCCCGCCCCAGCCCCAAGACGCCGGCAAAGGCAATCGCCACCCACAGCACGCCCGGCGCCACCGTGCTCTTGTTGGGGACGCGCAGATCGAAGGCGAAATTGAGGATGAGCAAGGACAGCACGGCAAAGACAGCCATGCTGGTGAACATATCCTTTGTGCGCAGCTCGATCCGCACATCCTTCCACAAGACCGCCGCCAGCACCTGCAGATAGCGCTTCATTGCCCTGCGCCCCCTCCACTGCCCACATAGCGGTCATAGAGCGGGCGCAAATCGGCGTAGGAGAGCGCGCCGGCCGGGGAATCGAACACCAGCACACCGCCGGAGAGGATGAGGATGCGGTCGGCCAGTTCCAGGCCTCGCTCCAGGTGGTGGGTGGTCATCAGGATGGTGGCGGCCGAGCCGCCCAGGTCGCGCAGGAGGCCGGTCATCATCTCCGCCGCCTGGGGATCCAGGCCGGTGTCGGGTTCGTCCAGCAGGAGGATGGCCGGGTTGTGCAAGAGGGCGCGGGCAATCGCCAGCCGCTGCACCATCCCCCGCGAAAAAGTCCGCACCAGATCCTTGCGCCGATGCCACAAGCCCACCCGCTCCAATAGCTCCTGGATGCGGGCGTCAGGCTCGGCCAGGCCATACAGCCGGGCGTAGAAAGCCAGGTTCTCGAACGCCGAAAGGTCGTCATACAGCAGCGGCGCATGGCTGACCAGCCCCAGGTGTTGGCGGATGCCCTCGGGGTTGGCCATGATCTCCACCCCCGCCACCCGCACCCGGCCAGCGCTCGGCCGGGACAGCGTGGCCAGGATGCGCAAAAAGGTCGTCTTGCCGGCCCCATTCGGCCCGAACAGCGCCACCCTGGCCCCGGCCGGGATGTCGAGATCGATGCCTTTGAGCACCCGATGGCGGCCAAAAACCTTCTGCAGACCCTTGACCTCGATCAGCGGCTGGCTCATCCGGCCTCTTCGCGCCGCAAGGAAACGAACTGGGCCTTGAGCAGACGCCGTCGCGCCTGATAATCGGCCTCCACCAGTTCACCGGCGTCGTAGGCGTCGTCGAGATCGGCGATCTCCTGGATCAGCGCCTGCTGTTGCTGTTGGCGCAGGGCTGGCAGCGTCGCCGCCTGCGCCTGTTGTCGCTTCAACAGCAGGTAGGCGCCCCCACCCAGCAGGCCGGCGGACACGACGGCCAGCAGGATCGGCAGCCAGGCCAAGCCCGAAACGCCGGGGGCGGCGGTGGGGTCGATCACCTGCTGCGGGCCAGAGGCGGCCGAGCCAGAGCTGGCGAACTGGGCGGCGTCGATGTTGGAAAAGATAACCTCTGGGCTGGAATTGGCCGCCAAATCGCTCTGCAGATAGTTCAGATAGTTGCCACCCTGTGTTTCCAACGGGTCCTGCTGCAACCAATCGGGGGCGGCAATCGCCATCCCGGCATCAGGCGCCAAGAGATTGAGATTGGCGACCGGATACGGGATCGTGTGGCTGAGCCGGGACGAGCCATCCCGGATCGGCAGGCTGTAGCGGATCAGCACCTGCCGGCCGCCGGGCGGCAGCGGCATGGTGTCTACATACTCCTCGCCGGCGCGCTGGAAACGCAGACCCAGCTCACCGCCCTCGAAACTGACATTGGTAGCGCCTTCTGGCACGGCGAAGCGCAGGACGGCGGGGGCGCCGTCGGCCTGGGTCTCACCCATGTACACGCGGTCGCTGGTGTTGTCGAAGGCATACAGTTCGCCCACATCCAGGTTCTGGCCATCCTGCAAACTTATCACCCAGTGCGCCCGGCCGATGCGGATGTCAGCGGCGGTTGCGCCCGTTTCGTAGACCATCAGCGGGGCTTCCAGCGCGGCCTGCGACGGTTCGAATTGCAGCATGTCGCTTTCGAAGGGGATGCCGTTGTAGTCGGCCGAGGCAACGTAGGCCCAGGCGGGGTCGGTGGGCAAGCCCTCGAACCGGGCTACGCCCTCGGCATCGGTTCTGGCCTGTCGTTGGGCAGCAAGGTCCTGACCATCGAAGACCAGCAACTGCACCGCGGCCTGCGCCAGTGCCACGCCAGTGGTGCCATTCTGCGCTCGGATGCTGAGCACGCCATTCCCCTGTACGATGGCCTGCTGGATGGTGAAGCCGAGGCTGAAGCTGCGTCCAAAGGTCGCAGCCAGGGTGCGGTTGGCGCCATCAGCGCCGGCAACGGCGGGATGGGTTGAGGCCGATTGCAGGCCCCACCATTCGGTCTCGGTAGTGCTAAGGCCATCGGCCGAGCCAAGCGCCGGGCCTTCACTCCCGCCCTCGCCCTCGGCCCCATGACAACTGGCGCAGTTCTCGCCATAGGCCGCCGCTCCGCCACTCAGGTCGGCCTCGCTCAGATGCAGCGACCACACGTAGGCCGTCAGATCCCAGATTTCAGCCTGGCTCAGGCTGTCCTTCCAGGGCGGCATCAGGTTGTCCAGATTGCCGTTGCTGATGAAATCGAAGACAGCCTGCGGGCTGCGGGTCTCGACAAAGGCCGCCTGGGTGAAGTCGGCCAACGGGACAGGGGATTGCGCGGACATGGGGCCGTCGCCCTTGCCCCCGGCGCCGTGGCACTGCAAGCAATGCTCGGCAAACAGACGCTGGCCGCGATAGGCCGCCCCCTGAGGAGTGTCGGACGGGTCGCCTTGCTGCGCCAACACCGGTGAAGCCCACCCCACCAGCACGGTCAACCATGCCAGGGCGCCGCCCAGGATCACCGCGCGCCAGAGCCAGCCTCTTGTGCGTCGTTGCATCGATGTCAACCCTGCCAAGATGATGGGGCTACTGGATAGCCGTGAACTCGGTCACCTCGGGCGCCTCTTCGTAGCGCGAGGGACACTTGAGCAGCAGATTGTCGGCGCGGAAGGTGCCATCGGGCATCATCTCGCCCTCGACGATAGCCTCGGTCGCCCGGCTGAAGTTGCTGGGCCGGCTGCCATGAAAGCTCACCGTCACCTGCTCGCCGCTGGCATCGGTCAGGGCGAAGTTCAACAGCAGGTTTTCGGCATCCCAGTTGGCAGTATCCTGCGCCACCGCCCCCGACATGCGGATCTTCTGCCCTTCCAGGCTGTCCGCCTTGGCCAGCACCTGATCCACCGTCATGTAATAGGAACTGTTGCCTTTGATCGTCCAGGCTACCAGCACCACGCTCAGCAACAGCAACAAGATCACTGCAACCACGAATTTGAGCTGTTTGTTGGGGTTCTTGGCGGCGATACGAGGTTGCGCCGGCTGGATAGTAATGTTTTCGGTCATCGGAAGTCCTCAGTGTGATTGTGAAAAGTGTGCTCAGTATAGCACAACCTATCATCACCGACATGATCTAGATCAGCCGCAGCCTGATTTGCAGCTAAAGGGTGGCTAAGAATCTGATGAGAAACGGCCCCAACCCGACGAACAGTAGCAAAGTCCTCAGTCGTCGCCATCCCTGGGGTCGGCGTAGTCGGCATCCGCATAGGCTTCGGCGATGATCTGGCGGGCGCGGGGAGCCAGGCCGCGGGCAACAAAGACCCTCACCTCGGCCAGTGGCCCCACTTGCAGGCCGAAGGCCTGGCTGAGCGAAACGCCGGCGGCGTAGGCAGGGATATCCTCGCTGGCAAGAAGAGCTATCGCCAAGTCGGCCTCAGCGACATTGGCGGCGACATAGACCAGCACCGGTTCGCCATCGCCGCTAAAGGCGGCGCGGGAGTTCTGCGCCCGTGTGTCGGCCTGGGAGCGGAGAAAGGAGCGGAATCTGGTCGCGGTCAGAGTAGTCATCGGCGGGAAGGCATGATAACATGAAGCCAGCCAGATGACCACTGTCCAAGCCGCCCCGCTCTCCCCCCACTTCCCCGCACCCCTATGAAAGCCGACCGCCTTGCGACCCTGGCCGAAAACCCTGACTTCATCCCCGGCATCTACAATTACTGCGACCGGTGGTGCCAGCGTTGCGCCTTCACCGGTCGCTGTCTTAGCTTTGCGAGCGAACGAGACGAGTTTCCTGACGGCGAAACGCCGGACCTTGATAGCGAGGAGTTCTGGGAGAGCTTCACCGAAACGATGAACTCAAGCCTGGAACTGCTGCGCCAGATGGCGGCGGAGGATGGTATCGATCTGGACGCCATCGATTACGATCAGATCGACGCCGAGCGCCAGGCCATGCAGACAGCCGTGGATGAGCATCCCCTGACAAAGGCGGCCGAACGCTATGCCGGGATGGTCAACGACTGGTTCGAGAACAACGCCGCCGCCTTTGAGCAAAAAGGCGAAGAGCTGGAGATGTTCGTCCGCCTCAATATCGGTAGCGCCGATGTGACGGGGCAGGCGGCGCGAATCAGCGATGCGGTGGAAGTCATCCAGTGGTATCAATTATTCATCGCCGAGAAGATCGTTAGCGCCTTGTACAGCCGTTCTTACGCCTTTGCGGACGAGAGCGATGGGCGCCCCAGTGACGCCGATGGCTCGGCCAAAATCTGCCTCATCGCCATCGAACGCTCGCTTGCAGCCTGGGCCGTGTTGTTGCGCGCCTTTCCCCACCTGCAAACCGAAAACCTCGAGCTTTTGGCGCAACTCGAACGCCTGGGAAAGGGCCTGGAACTGGAGTTTCCCAACGCTCGCGCCTTTCAGAGACCCGGCTTCGATGTTCCACCGCCGGGAGAACCGGCCCTCGAACTCGAATGAACACGATTCTCCGCGACCAATACCCCCTCTTCGAGCACTACCAGGCCCTGCGCAGCCAGATGCTCGACCTCCTGACCGACGACGATCTGGCCTTCGCCTTCCCCGCCAACCCTACCCTGGGTGAACTCTGCCGCGAGATCGGCGAGATTGAGCATTGTTATGTCGAGTCATTTCGTACTTTCTCCCTCAGCTTCGACTTTCGCGCTGACGACCCGGCCCTGGAGCGCAACTTGGCCCGCCTACGCGAGTGGTTCGCACAACTCGATGCCGATCTGCACTCAGCGATTAGCGCCCTTAGTGACGAAGACTGCGAGAACCGGCTGATCGATCGCGGCGGCTGGCGCATCCCCTCGCGCATGCAACTGGAGATCTACAAAGAGGCGTTGCTCATCTTCTACGGCAAGGCCAGCGTGTATCTGAAGGCCCTGGACAAGCCGCGCACCGAGCAGTGGAGCGAGTGGATTGCCTGACGGCGCGAGCGAGTCGCTTTGACAGGTCACCACCCCGGCAGTAAACTCAGACTATGAACACCGCCATTTCCATCCCCGATCCCATTTTCGAGACCGCCGAGCGTCTCGCCCAGACCCTGCGCATCTCACGCAATGAACTCTATACGCGTGCGCTTTCCGCCTACATCCGCTACCGCAACCGATACCCCCGCAATCGCAAGGAATTCGTCACCACAAAAACACTGCTGAAGGCCATCGCACCGGCGGCGATGATGGGATTGAGCAGCCCCAGGGCGGCAAAGGGGATGCCGATGATATTGTAGATGAAGGCCCAGAACAGGTTCTGGCGGATGGTGCGCATCGTCCCCCGGCTGAGCGCCAGCCCCCGGCTCACCCCCGCCAGGTCGCCGCTCATCAGTGTGATGTCGGCCGTCTCCATCGCCACATCCGTGCCGGTGCCCAGGGCGATGCCGATGTCGGCCTGAGCCAGCGCCGGAGCGTCGTTGATACCATCGCCGACCATGGCGACGAGGCGGTGGGGATTGGAGATTGGAGATTGGTGATTGGAGGTTGGGGAGTCCGGCGCGTTTCGATTTCGCAATCCGAAATCAGACATCTGCAATTGCAGTTCCTTCACCTGGGTGGCTTTGTCTTGGGGCAGGACTTCGGCGTAGATGTCGTCGATGCCGGCCTGGTGGGCGATGGCAGCGGCGGTGCGGCGGTTGTCGCCCGTCATCATCACCACCTGCAGCCCTTGTGTGCGCATTTCCGCCACAGCTGCCGCCGAACCGGGCTTGATCGTATCGGCCACGGCCAGCAGACCGGCGGTTTCGCCATCGACCGTCACCATCATCGCCGTCTTGCCCTCGCTTTCCAGACGGGCGAGGGCATCGGCCAGGGTGGAGGAGGCCATTCCGGCCAGCCGCGTGCTCCCCACCACCACCAGCCGCCCCTCCACCTGCGCCCGCACCCCGGCCCCGGTCACGGCCTCGAAGCCGGAGGGAGCCGCCAGGTCGAGCGCCTGCGCCCGGGCCGCAGCGACGATAGCCTGGCCCAGGGGATGCTCGGAGCCGCGCTCGGCCCCGGCAGCCAGACGTAGCAAATAGGATGCGGGCGAGAAGCCGTTGGCCGCGGGCGGCAGCCAATCGGGGGCGGCGATCACATCGGTGAGCGCCGGCTTGCCCTCGGTCAGGGTGCCGGTCTTGTCCAGCACCACCACCTTCACCGCCTCGGCCCGCTCCAGCGCCTCGCTGTTCTTGAACAGAATGCCGTTCTGCGCCCCTTTGCCCGTGCCGACCATGATCGCCGTCGGGGTGGCCAGGCCCAGCGCGCAGGGGCAGGCGATGACCAGCACGGCCACGGCGTTGATCAGGCTGGTAGTGAAGCCGGCGTCGGCCAGGAAATACCAGCCCAGGAAAGTGAGGGCCGCGATGCCCAACACCGCCGGAACAAAGATAGCCGAGACGCGGTCGGCCAGCCGCTGGATCGGGGCCTTCGAGCCTTGCGCCTCCTCCACCAGCCGGATGATCTGGGCCAGGGCGGTTTCGCGGCCCACGCGCGTGGCCTGCACCCGCAACATTCCCTGCTTGTTGAGGGTGGCGCCGATCACCTGATCGCCCGCCTGCTTGTCCACGGGCGCCGCCTCGCCGGTCAGCATCGACTCATCGATGGCGCTCTCGCCGCTGAGGACGATGCCATCTACGGGCAGTTTCTCGCCCGGCCGCACCACCACGATGTCGCCCACCCGCACCTGAGCGACAGGGATCTCGCTCTCGCTGCCGTCGCGCTCGACGCGGGCCGTCTTCGGGCGCAAGCCCATCAGCGACTTGATGGCGGCGGAGGTGGCGCCTTTGGCGCGCGCTTCCAGATACTTGCCCAGGCGGATGAGCGTGATGATCAAGGCCGAGGTCTCGAAGTAGACGTGATCGCCCAGGTCGGCGCCGGCCAGCCCGCCCACGATGACGGCCACGCTGTAGAAGTAGGCCGCCGATGAGCCGAGGGCGATGAGCACATCCATGTTGGCGGCGCCGTTCTTCAGCGCCTTGTAGCCATTGACATAGTAATCACGGCCGACATAGAACTGAACCGGCGTCGCCAGCGCCCACATCACCCAGTTGACCCAACCGGCGTGCGCCCAATGACCCAACAAACCGAGGTCGCGGGCCATCGAAAACAGAAACAGCGGGATA comes from Caldilineales bacterium and encodes:
- a CDS encoding heme exporter protein CcmB, which codes for MKRYLQVLAAVLWKDVRIELRTKDMFTSMAVFAVLSLLILNFAFDLRVPNKSTVAPGVLWVAIAFAGVLGLGRAFINEKDKGSLAGLLLAPVDRSAIYFGKMLANLIFILIVEVFIVPLTVLFFNVSLISFSLLLVLVLGTMGFAIVGTVFSALAVNTRAREVLLPVLLFPVLLPVLVAGIRATIGLVEGQPLSDFSNWLGLMVIFDALFLVVAVLTFDFVVEE
- a CDS encoding CcmD family protein, whose product is MTYFAAAYLIIWLILFVFVFLMNRRLGALADELAMLEEAAKRQGK
- the rpsT gene encoding 30S ribosomal protein S20 yields the protein MASHKSALKAHRQSLTHRNRNRIIKGNVRGAIKRTRAEVAAGDMAGAQASLQEAISELDKAAKRGIIHPNNAARRKSRLMRLYNQAAQ
- a CDS encoding glutaredoxin family protein: MTPHLTLFTRPGCHLCDDAWALLEALAAEFAWDLAKVDISGDEVLLPRLGNLIPVVDVEGGPLVYAPLTTETLLDAVAASAVAASRPA
- a CDS encoding type II toxin-antitoxin system PemK/MazF family toxin; protein product: MSCQSGDFWVAEIQFTDGSGAKRRPVLVLWLDGQDAVVAAVTSAAPRTLTDVALVDWQRSGLRAASTVRLSRLDCLEQSLLIFRLGRVSAADAIQLQDAWRSHISLQF
- a CDS encoding TlpA family protein disulfide reductase translates to MVEASPSPHLHSRRQAILLLAAGLILGGAAIFLVLRDRAAAPAPPTARIDAEGIYPVASLFGIDAARTSSAQPDAGHLAPDFTIHLPDGSTARLSDYRGRPLILNFWATWCPPCRQEMPDLVRVYEAHKAEGLVVIALNESEGHEQVSGFVEEFGMTMPVVIDPQGDVMQAFKTQSLPSSFFIDRDGVVRVRWVGFLPANALDQNLDLIL
- the ccsA gene encoding cytochrome c biogenesis protein CcsA; amino-acid sequence: MTLSKRNLDILNIIGLAAMMVAVYMALVQAPSAINLTETDQWAQRIIYFHVPTAWVSMFAFFVTFLASILYLARANVRWDRVGRCSAELGIAFTIAATASGSIWAKPAWNTWWTWDPRLTTYTIVLLLYIAYFMLRGAIPEPERRARFAAVYGIFAFLSVPITFMSIRWWNTIHPVILDPNEDFGLGPGMAAAFMVCILCFTVLYFVLLANRLRLEAMIERVAALREQLLAA
- the ccmA gene encoding heme ABC exporter ATP-binding protein CcmA, whose translation is MSQPLIEVKGLQKVFGRHRVLKGIDLDIPAGARVALFGPNGAGKTTFLRILATLSRPSAGRVRVAGVEIMANPEGIRQHLGLVSHAPLLYDDLSAFENLAFYARLYGLAEPDARIQELLERVGLWHRRKDLVRTFSRGMVQRLAIARALLHNPAILLLDEPDTGLDPQAAEMMTGLLRDLGGSAATILMTTHHLERGLELADRILILSGGVLVFDSPAGALSYADLRPLYDRYVGSGGGAGQ
- a CDS encoding DUF2085 domain-containing protein; protein product: MSQTPSSPNRFVSAIDRWVQFVLRRWLSLLTLLFLVYVGLPLLAPVLMKAGAELPARVIYTIYIPFCHQLPERSYFLFGESPVYSLQELQADGVASGGLLERRFYTGDHEHGYKAALCERDLAIYGSMFVVGAFQLVRKRRPPRLKLLWYVLVFVLPMAVDGLTQLAGLRESNWALRTLTGALFGVGTLWFVYPYLAEALGPEHG
- a CDS encoding cytochrome c biogenesis protein CcdA, yielding MQTSAITSPSTVVSPRATFFHALALVLGFTGVFTLLGASVGLLGGYALYDILPVIVRVGAVLLVVFALRVAHLHLHYWQWGAVAIAAGLVTYLLARFELDQAMRLAAAALITLTVVVGAPWERFVLLVLSLLVAALSWLTSDSINSPLGRLVESAAVGAIVFFGSHTDLFDREMRFDAMGRGGGVSYGRSALVGVIFAAGWTPCVGPILAGILLLASQTQTVTQGALLLAAYSLGLGIPFLVAGALFSRLTAYLPRFYRHLPTISLVSGLLLLLIGLLIFTGSLAQLAQYGAFLSLESMLGIESSEGITLVIAFLGGLLSFLSPCVLPLVPAFLGYLSGAALGRRSREAAPVANPS